One Clarias gariepinus isolate MV-2021 ecotype Netherlands chromosome 18, CGAR_prim_01v2, whole genome shotgun sequence genomic window carries:
- the LOC128506740 gene encoding interferon-induced protein 44-like isoform X2 → MAASGMEDNVCQMLRYIKKFQPATAESRKVNILLHGPIGAGKSSFINSINTAIQGKNTARALVDASSGNSQSYTLTFNNYHMKKAGTRSYYPFVFTDIMGLEPENTQGIQPKDIKNILKGHVKDGYTFNPVKPIGKDDPRFYRSDPGLRNRVHCLVSALPADKISLISDEVIQKMRDVRKTARDLGIPQVVVMSMVDKACPLVNQNLSKIYTSKRIKEKMKECSDRLGVPMNCIYPVQNYHEQVANDMDMDILILMAVTDIINFANNYVEDQVYKANQDDE, encoded by the exons ATGGCGGCCAGTGGAATGGAG GATAACGTCTGTCAGATGTTGAGGTACATAAAGAAATTCCAGCCAGCTACTGCAGAAAGCCGCAAGGTTAACATTCTGCTTCACGGCCCAATCGGAGCGGGAAAATCGAGCTTTATCAACTCCATCAACACCGCTATCCAAGGAAAAAACACCGCCAGGGCACTGGTAGATGCATCATCTGGTAATAGTCAGAGCTACACTTTAACG TTTAACAATTACCACATGAAGAAAGCTGGGACTAGATCTTACTATCCATTTGTCTTTACTGACATCATGGGTTTGGAACCAGAAAACACACAGGGAATACAACCCAAAGATATAAAGAACATATTAAAGGGTCACGTGAAAGACGGCTACACT TTCAATCCTGTAAAACCAATTGGTAAAGATGACCCGAGGTTCTACAGGTCTGACCCCGGTCTGAGAAACAGAGTGCACTGTCTGGTGAGTGCTCTACCAGCTGATAAAATCTCCCTCATAAGTGATGAGGTTATACAAAAAATGAGAGATGTTCGGAAGACGGCACGTGACTTAG GAATTCCTCAGGTCGTTGTCATGTCGATGGTTGATAAAGCATGCCCTCTGGTCAACCAGAACCTCAGTAAGATCTACACTAGCAAAAGAATTAAAGAGAAG ATGAAAGAGTGCAGTGACAGACTGGGAGTCCCGATGAACTGCATCTATCCTGTGCAGAACTACCATGAGCAGGTTGCCAACGATATGGACATGGATATTCTCATTCTAATGGCAGTGACTGATATCATTAATTTTGCTAACAACTACGTTGAAGACCAGGTTTACAAAGCTAATCAGGATGATGAATAA
- the LOC128506740 gene encoding interferon-induced protein 44-like isoform X1, which produces MFKFLEQLFWEPKRADAYQPHQRPINPEYDRAWRPVEWSQDNVCQMLRYIKKFQPATAESRKVNILLHGPIGAGKSSFINSINTAIQGKNTARALVDASSGNSQSYTLTFNNYHMKKAGTRSYYPFVFTDIMGLEPENTQGIQPKDIKNILKGHVKDGYTFNPVKPIGKDDPRFYRSDPGLRNRVHCLVSALPADKISLISDEVIQKMRDVRKTARDLGIPQVVVMSMVDKACPLVNQNLSKIYTSKRIKEKMKECSDRLGVPMNCIYPVQNYHEQVANDMDMDILILMAVTDIINFANNYVEDQVYKANQDDE; this is translated from the exons ATGTTTAAG TTTTTAGAGCAATTATTTTGGGAGCCTAAGAGGGCTGATGCCTATCAACCACACCAAAGACCTATAAATCCTG AATATGATAGAGCATGGCGGCCAGTGGAATGGAG TCAGGATAACGTCTGTCAGATGTTGAGGTACATAAAGAAATTCCAGCCAGCTACTGCAGAAAGCCGCAAGGTTAACATTCTGCTTCACGGCCCAATCGGAGCGGGAAAATCGAGCTTTATCAACTCCATCAACACCGCTATCCAAGGAAAAAACACCGCCAGGGCACTGGTAGATGCATCATCTGGTAATAGTCAGAGCTACACTTTAACG TTTAACAATTACCACATGAAGAAAGCTGGGACTAGATCTTACTATCCATTTGTCTTTACTGACATCATGGGTTTGGAACCAGAAAACACACAGGGAATACAACCCAAAGATATAAAGAACATATTAAAGGGTCACGTGAAAGACGGCTACACT TTCAATCCTGTAAAACCAATTGGTAAAGATGACCCGAGGTTCTACAGGTCTGACCCCGGTCTGAGAAACAGAGTGCACTGTCTGGTGAGTGCTCTACCAGCTGATAAAATCTCCCTCATAAGTGATGAGGTTATACAAAAAATGAGAGATGTTCGGAAGACGGCACGTGACTTAG GAATTCCTCAGGTCGTTGTCATGTCGATGGTTGATAAAGCATGCCCTCTGGTCAACCAGAACCTCAGTAAGATCTACACTAGCAAAAGAATTAAAGAGAAG ATGAAAGAGTGCAGTGACAGACTGGGAGTCCCGATGAACTGCATCTATCCTGTGCAGAACTACCATGAGCAGGTTGCCAACGATATGGACATGGATATTCTCATTCTAATGGCAGTGACTGATATCATTAATTTTGCTAACAACTACGTTGAAGACCAGGTTTACAAAGCTAATCAGGATGATGAATAA